The nucleotide sequence AGTTCCGTACAGCGCTCCGAGACGAGATGCATGAAGTCCGTCAGATCCGTCATCTTGTCGTCGCCGCCCGCAATGAGCACGATGCCGTCCGAGAAGGATTCGAGCGCCTTGATCGCCGAATCCGTATTCGTCGCCTTGGAATCGTTGTACCAGGCGACGCCCGCGAGATCGAGAAAATGCTCGATGCGGTGCTCGACGCCCTTGAAGGAGCGCAGCACGCGGCGGATCGCCTCAGCCTCGACGCCCGCGAGGTGCGCCATCGCCGCCGCCGCGAGCGCGTTCTCGACGTTGTGCGTCCCCTTGATGCCAAGCTCCGCCGTCGTCACGAGCGCGATCTCCTCGCCGCCCTGGCGCAGGACGAGCTTGTCGCCTAAGAGCAAAGCGCCCTCTTCGAGCGCCTCCCTGCGGCTGAAGAAAAATACGGGGCACGCGGCACGCTCCTTCATCGAGCGCGTCCTCTCGTCGTCATAGTTCAGGACGAGCCAATCGCCTTTTGCCATTTCGCGGAAAAGCCGCTCCTTCATCGCCTGATAGACTTTCATCGAGCCGTGGCGCTTGATGTGGTCGGGCGTCACGTTGAGGACGGCGGCGACCTTCGGACGGAAGTGCTCCGTCGCCTCCATCTGGTAGCTCGAAATCTCGGCGGCGACCGCGCCGCCCTCGCCCGCCTCCAGCACGGCTTCCGACAGCGGATAGCCGATGTTGCCGCCGACGCGCGTCTTCTCCTTGCCGAACTTCTCGGCGAGCAGCAGCCCCAGGAGCGTCGTCGTCGTCGTCTTGCCGTTCGTCCCCGTCACGGCGAAGATCGGCGACTTGGCAAGTGCAGCCGCCAATTCCACTTCGCTCGTGATGCGGATGCCGCGCCGCTTCGCCTCCTCGGCGAGCGGAATGGCGATGGGAACGGCGGGCGAGAGCACGAGAAGGTCGCAGCCGTCAAGGAGCGCGGCTTCCTGTGCGCCGAAGATCAGCCCGATGCCGAGTGCGCGAAGCTCCGAGACGTCCTCTTTGATCGCCGCCTCGTCCTTCGCGTCGGAAAGCGCGACCTTCGCGCCGAGCCTCTTGAGAACCTTCGCCGCCGCAAAGCCGCTGATCCCGGCGCCGATGACGAGAACCTTCTTTCCTGTGAAATCCGTATCGAGATGCAATATGCTTCCTCCTCGCTTTATCTCTTCCCTGCAGACGAGGGAGGCTTCCCAAGATGTCAAACGTCTGCCCGCGTCAATATGCGAGCCATGCGCCGAGCGCCGCAAAGACTGCGCCGACGAGCCAGAACGTATGAACGACGCGCGTCTCCTGCCACCCCTTGAGCTCGAAGTGGTGATGAATCGGACTCATGAGGAAGACGCGCTTTCCCGTCGTCTTGAAGGAGATGACCTGAATGATGACGGAAAGCGCCTCGGCGACGAAGACGATGCCGATGACGGCGAGCAAAATTTCCGTATGCGTGAGAATGCCGAGCGCGGCGATCGCGCCGCCGAGCGCCAAGGATCCCGTATCGCCCATGAAGACGCGGGCCGGATGATGATTGAAGCGCAAAAAGGCGCACGAAGCGCCCGCAATCGCCGCCGCGAACACAGCAAGCCCCGTCGCGCTAAAGACGAGCGCAACCGCCATGTAGGCGAGTGCGGCGACCGTGACCGTGCCCGCCGCGAGGCCGTCGAGGCCGTCCGTGAGGTTCACGGCGTTGCTCGTGCCGACGAGCACGAAGAGCACGAGCGGATAGTAGAAGAGTCCGATGTCAAGCTCCGCATGCACGAGCGGCAGCCAGACCGTCGTCGCAATGCCGAGTTCATGCTGTGCGAAAAAAATGACGACGACGGCGATGACGATCTGCCCCAAGAGCTTCTGCCGCGCCTTGAGCCCGAGGTTGCGCTTCTTCACGACCTTGATGTAGTCATCGAGGAAGCCGAGCGCGAAGTGTCCGAGCATCACGAAGAGCGCGAGCCATACGCCCGCCGTCAAGGGCGCGGCGGCAAGCGTCGCGAGCGTGATGGCGGCGATGATCATGACGCCGCCCATCGTCGGCGTGCCGCTCTTCGCCTGATGGCTCTTCGGCCCTTCCTCGCGTATGCTCTGCCCGAACTTCAGCTTGTGCAGCTCGGGAATCACGAAGGGGCCGGCCGCGAGCACGAGGACGGCGGCGAGCGCCGCCGCTCCTGCAAGAGAAAGCGCCGTCGTATTCACATCCATCATTTGCCTGCCTCCAGCGCCTTCTTCAACAGGGGGATGATCTCATCCATCTTCATGCCGCGCGATCCTTTGAAGAGCACGGCGTCGCCCGGCTGCAGGATCTCTTTGAGCCTTGCCGCCGCCGCTTCATGCGACGTCATGCGCTCGACGAGCGGCACGCCGCCCGCCTTTGCGGCCTCTGCGATGAAGCGGCTCTCCTCGCCGCGCGAGAGGACGGCGGCAAAGCCAAGATGCGCCGCCTCCTCGCCCACGCTCGCGTGGCCGCTCTTCGACGCGCTGCCGAGTTCGAGCATGTCGCCGAGGACGGCGATCTTCCTGCCCGCGAACATCTCGGCGAGCGTCTTCAAGGACGCGCGTGTCGATACGGGACTCGCATTGTAAGCGTCGTTGACGAAGGTGTATGCGCCGCACTTCTCGACGGCGAAGCGCATCTTCTGCGCAGGCGGCACGGCGAGTCCGCGCCGGACATCCGCGAGCGAAAGGCCGAGCACGCGGGCCGCAGCGATGGCGGCGAGCGCATTCGACACATTGTGTCTCCCTGGCATCGGCAGGAAGAGCTCGTGCCGTTCCAGTCGCCCGCGCTCGTTTTTCCATTCCAGCATGAATCTCATGCCGCCCTCGGCCTTGCCGACGGCGACGGCACGCACATCGGCATCGCGAGAAAGCCCGAAGGTCACGACGCGCACGCCCGCCTTCGCCTTCTCGCGCATCGCTAGGACGCGCGCATCGTCGGCGTTCAGTATGACCGTGCCGCCCGGCTCCACAGCCTCGACAAGCTCCGCCTTCGCCCTCGCGATGTTTTCGATCGAGCCGAGAAGCTCCATGTGCACCTCGCCGACATTCGTCACGATGGCGACGGTCGGTGCGGCGAGCGGCGCGAGCGCGGCGATCTGCCCGAGTCCTCTCATGCCGATCTCGACGACAGCCGCCTCGTGCGCGGCGCGAAGGCCAAGGAGCGTCAGCGGCAGGCCGATCTCGTTGTTGTAGTTCGCCGCCGTCTTCTGCACAAGAAGGCATGCGCCGAGCACGGCGGCCGTCAAGTCTTTGGTCGTCGTCTTGCCGTTCGATCCCGTGATGGCGACGACGGGGATCGAAAACTTCCTGCGCCACGCGGCGGCGATCTGCTGATAGGCGAGCAGGGTGTCCTTCGCCTTGAGCACGACGCCCGTCTTCGGCAGCTTCGCCTCGGGCGTATCAACCGCTACGAGCACGCCCGCCGCGCCCTTTTCGACCGCCTGCGCCGCAAAGTCCGCGCCGTCAAAGCGCTCGCCTTGAAGCGCGACGAAGAGCGATCCCGCCGCAATCTTTCGCGTATCCGTCACGATGTCGGAAAATGCGATGTCCGCCGCCGTGCGCACGACTTCGGCCTTTGCCGCACGCTCGATGTCGGCGAGCGAAAAGTGCATCGCATAGCTTTTTTCCCGCGCGGCGACGGCCTCGCGTGCGACTTCCTTGTCGTCGAAGTGGATCGTCTTGTCCTTCAAGATCTGGTAATTCTCGTGCCCCTTGCCTGCGATGATGACGATGTCGTCCTTTTCGGCGAGCGCCACGGCTCGCACGATCGCCGTGCGGCGGTCGGCGATTTTTTCATGGCACTTGTCGCCGATCTTCTCAAGCACACCGACCTCGACCTCATCGAGGATGCGCGCGGGATCTTCCGTGCGCGGATTGTCCGAGGTCACGAGCACGACATCGGAAAGCGCCGCCGCGATGCGCCCCATGATCGGCCGCTTCGTGCGGTCGCGGTCGCCGCCGCAGCCGAACACCGTGAGGATGCGTCCCGCCGCAATCTCACGCGCCGTATTCAGGATGTTCTCCAAGCCGTCGGGCGTATGCGCATAGTCGACGATGATGGAGAACGCCTGCCCCGCATCGACGAGCTCAAAACGCCCGGGCACGCTCTTGAAAGCTTCGAGCGCCCTCTTGATCGCCTCGGGCGCGATCCTTTCCGCGAGCGCCGCGCCGACGGCGCTCATGACGTTGTAGACATTGAAGATTCCCGTGACGCCGAGCGAAAGATCCATCCTGCCGAAAGCGCCTGCAAGCGTCAGCTCCAGGCCCCGCGCATGGACGCGGATGTTCTCGGCGCGAAGGGCGGCTTCCTTCTTCACGGCATACGTGAGATGCGCACACTTCGCATGGGCGAGCATCGTTTCGCCCGCCGCATCGTCATCATTGACGACGGCTGTCTTGCCCTCCTTCGCGCCCTTGCGGCTCACAAGGTCGAAAAGGCGCGCTTTCGCGCGCTTGTAGTTTTCGAGCGTCTTATGGTAGTCGAGATGATCCTGCGTGAGGTTCGTGAATACCGCCGTATCGAATTCGATGCCCGCCACGCGGTTCTGATCGAGCGCATGCGAAGAAACCTCCATGACGACGAAATCCATGCCGCGCCGCGCCATATAGGCGAGCGTTCGTTCCAGGACGACGACGTCGGGCGTCGTATTGTGAATCGGCAGAGCCTCATCCTCGACGAGGATCTGAATCGTGCCGATGAGCCCGACCTTGTACCCCGCCTCGCGCAGGATGGCACGCGTCATGTAGCTCGTCGTCGTCTTGCCGTTCGTGCCCGTGATGCCGATGATGCGCATCTTTCGCGACGGGTAGTCATGGAAAAACGGCACGATGACCTCAAGCGCCGCCGCAAGATTTGGCACGCGAAGAACTGCCGCCGCACCCTCGGGAATCTCGATCTCACGCTCCGTCAGAATCGCGCACGCGCCCTTCTCGACCGCCTGCGCGATGAAGGAATGGCCGTCGACATGCAGCCCCTCGATGGCGACGAAGAGCGTCCCCTCCGTCACCTCGCGCGAATCGTGCACGATGTCCGCGATCTTCGCAGCTGCATCTCCCTTGATTTCAGCGCCCTCGACGAGCGCCGCCAACTCGGCAAGCGTCTTCATTGCCATCCCTCCATGAAATTTATCGGACCTATTCCTTCGCACCTGTCGCAAAGTAGACCGTCTTCGGCGTGCTCATGCCGAGCTTTTCCGTCGCGATGCGGCGCACGCGCTCGGGCGATTTCATCTGTGCGATCTCAATCTTCAGATGCTCATTTTCCTTTTCGAGCGTTTCCGCCTGCTGCTGAATCTTCACGAGATCGTAGCCGCGGCTCGCCGTGATGCCGCTTCGGATCGTCACCGCCATCGCCATGATAGAGACCAGCGCGAGCAGCAAGAAGCAGCGGGAGCGCAGATGCGTGTTGAGTGTCGGCCGCCTCTTAGGAGGCGGCGCGGGCTTCTCGATCCGCTGCGGCTGCAGCTCCTCCTCATAATACTCATACTCCCTTTGTCTTGCGAGCATCTGTCGATCCCTCCTTGACAGCGGTGCTGCCGCTTCCTGCGGCCTCCGCCTGCTTCCTCATCCGCCCTCCGCCGAAGAGCGGCTTCCTATAATTTCTCAGCCACGCGCAATTTCGCGCTCTTGGCGCGTGGATTTTCTGCAGCTTCTGCAGCGCTCGGCTTCTGCGCCTTGCCCAAGAGCCTGACCTTGGGCTCGTGACCGCAAACGCAGACGGGAAGCCCGGGCGGGCAGATACAGCCGCGTGCGAGTTCCTTGAGCGCCTGCTTGACGATGCGGTCTTCGAGCGAGTGAAACGTGAGGACGGCGATCCTGCCGCCGGGCGCTAGCGCGTGCACCGCATTCTCGACGCTCGCCTGCAGGATGCCGAGTTCGTCGTTCACCTCGATGCGGATCGCCTGGAAGATGCGCTTCGCCGGATGGCCGCCCGCCGCACGGCGCACGCCCTTGGGCACGGCGCGGCAGACGATGTCAACGAGTTCGCCCGTCGTCTCGATGGGCTTTTCCTGCCGCGCCGCTACGATGAATTCGGCGATGCGCTTCGCCCAGCGCTCCTCGCCGTAGTCGCGGAATATGTGCCAAAGCTCCGCCTCGTCATATTCGTTGACGACCTCGTGCGCCGAGAGGAGGCGCGACGTGTCCATGCGCATGTCGAGCGGCGCGTCCTGCATGTAGGAAAAGCCGCGCTCTGCCGTATCGATCTGATGCGACGACACGCCGAGGTCGAAGAGCACGCCGTCGACAGAGGTGACGCCGAGACTTTGCAGAACCGAGTCGAGCGCACGGAAATTCGAGCGCACGACATCGACGCGGCACGAGACGTTGGCAAGACGCTCCTTCGCCGCGCGGATTGCCGCCTCGTCCTGGTCAAGTCCGATGAGCCGTCCTGCGGGAGAGAGCCTGTCAGCGATGCGCCGCGCGTGACCCGCACCGCCCAGCGTACAGTCGATGTAAGTGCCCGCAGGCTTCACGGCGAGAGCCGCCAGAGTCTCCTCCGGCATCACGCTCGTATGGCGAAACTCCATGCACTCACCTCAAATCCCGAGATCCGTCAGCGTCTCCGCGATCTTCGTGACCATCGGATTCACCTCGGCGTTGTAAGCATCCCAAGCCGTGCGGCTCCAGATTTCGGCGCGCGTCATGACGCCGTTCAGGACGACGTCCTTCTTGAGACTCGCATAGGCGCGCAGGTTCGCGGGCACGAGGAAACGTCCCTGCCTGTCCAATTCCAGCTTGCGTGCACCCGCAAAGAAGAAGCGGGCAAAGGCGCGAGCCTCGGGCTTCGACATAGGCAGCGCCTTGAGCTTCGCCGACAGCCGCTCCCATTCCTCCTCGCCGTAGAGAAAGAGGCAGCTGTCAAGCCCCTTCGTGATGACAAACGAGCCGCCGAGTTCCGGGCGAAAATCCACGGGCAGGATCACGCGCCCCTTCGCGTCGATCGTATGCGTGTATTCGCCCATCAACATCTCGCTTGCCACCTCCTCTGCCAGTGCTCTCTATATTAAACCACATTTCCCCACTTTTCGCCACTTCATTGTCTAGGTTTAATTCTTTCTTTCCCGTCTTTTTCCTGCCTCTCGCTTTCATTTTTTTCCTCCTGCGCCCCTTTTGGCGTAAAAAATAAAGAAAAAGCACCCCCTTCGCCAAAGGCAAGGGACTGCTTTCCCACAAACATATTTTCTTTTTGAGACAGAAAGAAGCCGCGCTTTTCCCTACCGCTTCTGCCAGCCGAAATTCTCGAAAATCGGCAAGTAGCGCAGTCGCTTCTGAAACGATCCTTCCGTGTTTTCCGTATGGAAGATCGGCACGCGGTCGATCGCGTAGAGATTGCTCGCGCGATCCGCGTTGCCGTAGCGCACGGTGAACGCCATCTTGTAGCCCGCTTCCTTCACGAGATTCGCGATGTGCAGGTTGTACGCGCCCCCCGGGTAGGCGAAGCATGTGACCGTCTTGCCGAGCTTCTCCTCGATCATGCGCTTCGAGGCGGAAAGCTCCTCCTTGACCTCGTCATCTGTGAGACTCGTCAAAGCGCGGTGCGTCATCGTGTGCCCCTCGATGGAAAAGCCGTGCTGCTCCATCTCGCGCAGCTGCTCCCACGTCAGATAGCCCTTCTTCTTTCCCACCATCTCCGTGACGACGAGGATCGTCGCCTTAAAACCGTATTTCTTGAGAATCGGATACGCCTTCTCATAGTTGTCGATATAACCGTCGTCAAATGTGATCATCACGGGCTTTTCGGGCAAATCGCCCGCTCCCGTCAATGCGCCGTAAAGCTCTTCGGGCGTGATCGACTGGAAGCCGTTCTTCTTGAGCCACGCCATCTGACGCTCAAAGTCCTTCGGCGCGACGGCGAGCGAATGATCCATGTCGTTGACCATGTGATAGTTCAGGATGCGCACCTTCGCCCCCTGCTCGACTTCCTGCGCGATACGCGCGTCAATATCCCCCGTACCCGCCGCCAGAAGCAGCGCAAAGAACAGCACGAAGAGCGGCAGAAACCGCCGCAGAAATTTTGTCATCTCTCTCCTCCCTCAGTCGCGAATCGCATTGGCAATCGTCGCCGCCTTGACGGCAGCCGCCTTTATGGCCTCAGCATCCGCCCCCGTGACGTTGACATTCTTCGTGACCTTCGCCTCGTAGCTCTCGCCGCGCACGATGTCCGCGAGGTCGATGCCCGTCGCCGCCTTGACCGTCTGAAACGTCTTCGCCATGACGAGCGGCACATTGTCTGCCATCGGCTCGACCGCAGAGGCGCTGCTGCCGCCGATGATGGATACATTGCCGATGCGCTCAAGCGGCTTTGCCACTTCCGAAGCGATCTGCGGCAGAATCTCAACGATCATCTGCGCCATAGCCGCCTTGCCGTATTTCTTCAGCGCTTCTGCCTTGCGATCCATCGCAGCGGCTTCCGCCTCGCCTTTCGCCTGGATTGCGGCAGCTTCAGCCTCGCCCTGCGCCTTGATTCCTGCCGCTTCCTGCTCTGCCGCATAGCGCGAGGCCTCCGCCTCAGCCTTCTTCGCCTCCGCCTTGCGCTGCGTTTCGTAGAGCGCGGCTTCCGCCTCACGCTGACGCTT is from Selenomonas sputigena ATCC 35185 and encodes:
- the mraZ gene encoding division/cell wall cluster transcriptional repressor MraZ → MLMGEYTHTIDAKGRVILPVDFRPELGGSFVITKGLDSCLFLYGEEEWERLSAKLKALPMSKPEARAFARFFFAGARKLELDRQGRFLVPANLRAYASLKKDVVLNGVMTRAEIWSRTAWDAYNAEVNPMVTKIAETLTDLGI
- a CDS encoding polysaccharide deacetylase family protein, which gives rise to MTKFLRRFLPLFVLFFALLLAAGTGDIDARIAQEVEQGAKVRILNYHMVNDMDHSLAVAPKDFERQMAWLKKNGFQSITPEELYGALTGAGDLPEKPVMITFDDGYIDNYEKAYPILKKYGFKATILVVTEMVGKKKGYLTWEQLREMEQHGFSIEGHTMTHRALTSLTDDEVKEELSASKRMIEEKLGKTVTCFAYPGGAYNLHIANLVKEAGYKMAFTVRYGNADRASNLYAIDRVPIFHTENTEGSFQKRLRYLPIFENFGWQKR
- the mraY gene encoding phospho-N-acetylmuramoyl-pentapeptide-transferase, with product MMDVNTTALSLAGAAALAAVLVLAAGPFVIPELHKLKFGQSIREEGPKSHQAKSGTPTMGGVMIIAAITLATLAAAPLTAGVWLALFVMLGHFALGFLDDYIKVVKKRNLGLKARQKLLGQIVIAVVVIFFAQHELGIATTVWLPLVHAELDIGLFYYPLVLFVLVGTSNAVNLTDGLDGLAAGTVTVAALAYMAVALVFSATGLAVFAAAIAGASCAFLRFNHHPARVFMGDTGSLALGGAIAALGILTHTEILLAVIGIVFVAEALSVIIQVISFKTTGKRVFLMSPIHHHFELKGWQETRVVHTFWLVGAVFAALGAWLAY
- the murD gene encoding UDP-N-acetylmuramoyl-L-alanine--D-glutamate ligase; protein product: MHLDTDFTGKKVLVIGAGISGFAAAKVLKRLGAKVALSDAKDEAAIKEDVSELRALGIGLIFGAQEAALLDGCDLLVLSPAVPIAIPLAEEAKRRGIRITSEVELAAALAKSPIFAVTGTNGKTTTTTLLGLLLAEKFGKEKTRVGGNIGYPLSEAVLEAGEGGAVAAEISSYQMEATEHFRPKVAAVLNVTPDHIKRHGSMKVYQAMKERLFREMAKGDWLVLNYDDERTRSMKERAACPVFFFSRREALEEGALLLGDKLVLRQGGEEIALVTTAELGIKGTHNVENALAAAAMAHLAGVEAEAIRRVLRSFKGVEHRIEHFLDLAGVAWYNDSKATNTDSAIKALESFSDGIVLIAGGDDKMTDLTDFMHLVSERCTELILVGDAAVRFADAARAAGFPAAHIHDAAYSMKTAVYIARRLAKPPAVVLLSPACASFDMFDGFEERGEVFKRLARELA
- the rsmH gene encoding 16S rRNA (cytosine(1402)-N(4))-methyltransferase RsmH: MEFRHTSVMPEETLAALAVKPAGTYIDCTLGGAGHARRIADRLSPAGRLIGLDQDEAAIRAAKERLANVSCRVDVVRSNFRALDSVLQSLGVTSVDGVLFDLGVSSHQIDTAERGFSYMQDAPLDMRMDTSRLLSAHEVVNEYDEAELWHIFRDYGEERWAKRIAEFIVAARQEKPIETTGELVDIVCRAVPKGVRRAAGGHPAKRIFQAIRIEVNDELGILQASVENAVHALAPGGRIAVLTFHSLEDRIVKQALKELARGCICPPGLPVCVCGHEPKVRLLGKAQKPSAAEAAENPRAKSAKLRVAEKL
- the ftsL gene encoding cell division protein FtsL, with protein sequence MLARQREYEYYEEELQPQRIEKPAPPPKRRPTLNTHLRSRCFLLLALVSIMAMAVTIRSGITASRGYDLVKIQQQAETLEKENEHLKIEIAQMKSPERVRRIATEKLGMSTPKTVYFATGAKE
- a CDS encoding UDP-N-acetylmuramoyl-L-alanyl-D-glutamate--2,6-diaminopimelate ligase translates to MAMKTLAELAALVEGAEIKGDAAAKIADIVHDSREVTEGTLFVAIEGLHVDGHSFIAQAVEKGACAILTEREIEIPEGAAAVLRVPNLAAALEVIVPFFHDYPSRKMRIIGITGTNGKTTTSYMTRAILREAGYKVGLIGTIQILVEDEALPIHNTTPDVVVLERTLAYMARRGMDFVVMEVSSHALDQNRVAGIEFDTAVFTNLTQDHLDYHKTLENYKRAKARLFDLVSRKGAKEGKTAVVNDDDAAGETMLAHAKCAHLTYAVKKEAALRAENIRVHARGLELTLAGAFGRMDLSLGVTGIFNVYNVMSAVGAALAERIAPEAIKRALEAFKSVPGRFELVDAGQAFSIIVDYAHTPDGLENILNTAREIAAGRILTVFGCGGDRDRTKRPIMGRIAAALSDVVLVTSDNPRTEDPARILDEVEVGVLEKIGDKCHEKIADRRTAIVRAVALAEKDDIVIIAGKGHENYQILKDKTIHFDDKEVAREAVAAREKSYAMHFSLADIERAAKAEVVRTAADIAFSDIVTDTRKIAAGSLFVALQGERFDGADFAAQAVEKGAAGVLVAVDTPEAKLPKTGVVLKAKDTLLAYQQIAAAWRRKFSIPVVAITGSNGKTTTKDLTAAVLGACLLVQKTAANYNNEIGLPLTLLGLRAAHEAAVVEIGMRGLGQIAALAPLAAPTVAIVTNVGEVHMELLGSIENIARAKAELVEAVEPGGTVILNADDARVLAMREKAKAGVRVVTFGLSRDADVRAVAVGKAEGGMRFMLEWKNERGRLERHELFLPMPGRHNVSNALAAIAAARVLGLSLADVRRGLAVPPAQKMRFAVEKCGAYTFVNDAYNASPVSTRASLKTLAEMFAGRKIAVLGDMLELGSASKSGHASVGEEAAHLGFAAVLSRGEESRFIAEAAKAGGVPLVERMTSHEAAAARLKEILQPGDAVLFKGSRGMKMDEIIPLLKKALEAGK